TATTTTTCATGCCCAAAAGCAGACTAATCAAAAAAAGTAATGTCCACATAGCACAAGGATTGAATCCGTCCAGCGCACCCATGACAATGGTCAGCAGAGGTAAAGAGATATTTTCCAAGGCGACCTCGCCTAAAAGTGGTAATTTAATTTCTGCCGGGAGAATGGTCACCCCTCCTTTCTGCTGACATTCGCCTTCCTCCGGTTTGTCCAATAAAATATCTTCTTTGATCTCAATTTCTCTAACTATGTCCAGGCAAGGCAGGACGAGGGCCAAATCCACGGCTTGTTTAATAGACGCTCCGGTGGTGGATTCTTTATGCCAGCCGATAAAATACCTCTCTCCAATCAGAGTAAAGGGTACACCCTGAATATTAATATTCAATCTTCGCCCGATATCAGCTAAGAGTTCTATACTCTCATGGCTTGAGCCAATATCAAAAGAACGCAGCTCCAGTTGTGGGTTTTGTTTAACTAAATCTTCTAAAAATGGTTTTTCTGTAGCGCAATGCGGACAGCCTTGCTGCCAAAAGAAATAGATATTAACTTTTTTTCGTGTTTGAGCATTTACTTGCCCAAAAAGCAAAAAAATAAGAGCAAAAGAAATTAATATGAAAAACAATCTTTTTTTCATACTTATTTATTGCGATTTTGGTTGATAATTTCTAATAATTTTTCTTTTTTTACCTCACCGTTTAGGCGTAAAAATTCATCGCCATTATCATCCAAAAAAATAAAAGCGGGTAAAGTTTTATCAATATTATATTTTTCCACCATGTCCTTGTCCGCATCAAAATCATAATACTCTGTTTTAAGCCAGGTATTTTCCGTTTCAATTTCCTTCCAGCGGGGTTTCATAACCAGACAACCGGCGCACCAAACAGCGCCAAATTTTAGAACTTTCATATTGATCAAAATTAATTATTAATTTTTTTATTTTTAATAAACTGGGCAGCCAACAATGTCGCTAAAGGCACGGCCAGAACTAAACCGATACTGCCGGTGATGGTTCTGACGATTTCCGTGGCGATCATCTCATTGTCCAACACCTGATTAAAGGTCAAAAAAGGCGGTTGTTTGACACTGAATAAAATAAGCAGGGGTAAGGAAGCGCCGGCATAAGCTAGAAATAAGGTATTGACCATGGAGCTCAAATGCGAAATGCCTACCCGCATAGCCTGTCTGTAAACTTGACTATTCGTTAATTGGGGATTGGATGTTTTTAGTTCTTTGACTAACATTACTTGGGAAATAATCACGTCATCCAAAACACCCAAAGCGCCGATAATAATACCGGCCAAGAGCAGGCCTTTGATATTAATATTGCCTCCGGCGAGATCCATCAAAAAGACCGCTTCTTCACTGGCAAAGCCGGTCAGTTTGGCAATGGCCGAAAACCAAAAGGATAATAAGCCGGTAATAACTAGGGAAATTAGAATAGCAAAAATGGCAATGGTTGATGTTTTTTTAACGCCCTCGGTAATATAAACAGCGAGGATTAAAATAAAAAATGAGCCGGCGATGCTGATCAAGAGCGGATCACTGCCGGCCAAAATTTTGGGAATAATGAATTTAAGAATAATCAAAAACGTCAGGCACAAAACAACTAAAGCCCTTAGGCCCTTTAGCCTGCCGACAATTATCACTATTAAAGCGAATAAAAGCGCCAGCCAATAAATAGAGCTAGTCCGCGAATACCCAATCACATAAAAAGTCTCCTCCCCAACCGGACCCAAACTGCGATTGACCAAAACCCGATCGCCAACTTGATATTCGCTGGCAGAAAGCATATCAAGTTCTGTACCGTCAAAAATCAGGTCTTTATTTTCCCAAATTCCCTCAAGTCCTTGGAGCTTTAGTTTCTGTTGAATGGAGTTTGAGCCGTCTTCACGTGTGGAGGTTTTTTGTTCCAGAACCTCAACGACTCTAGCCTTAAACATTTGTTCGTTGGCAACATCAAAATCTTGGCCGAATGAGGACATCGGTAATAAAAACAAAACCAAAGAAATAAATGTTAAAAACTTTATTTTCATTTTTTACTTTTTAATAATACTGATTGCTTTGCCGTTGATCAGGGCATCAGCAATTTTTTTATAAGCGGAATACAAAATCCTTTGGTAGGTGCTTTGGGAGGTATTCATTTTTTCTGCCGCTTCTTTTTGCTCCAAATCATTAATATGCCGCAGACGGTAAGCCTCCAGCTCTTCGGCTGATAATTCCACTAATTCTAATTGGCTTAGGGGCACGCCCTGGGGTTTGAAATAATTTATCCGGGGACTAAATCTTATTCTCCGGCACAGTCTGGGTCTTGGCATAAAGATTGATATTTTCTAATTTATATGATAAATTAATTCTGAAAGAAGGTCGTTCGGCCCCCTACCCTAGGCAGAGGGCCGGTTCTCACGCCTTCTTTTATTTTTTTTGGCCCTTTAAAACAGTTATCTCTTCCTGAACAGCGGCTAATTCTTCCTCTAACAAGTTTTTCTCATCTTCTAAAGCGGCTAGTTCGTTTTTGGGTGAAATAAATCTACGACCATAACCATAGCCACCCCCAAAACCCCAGCCACGTCCCATCCCTCCGCCGCAAAGACCCATTCCCCGGCCGGTCAGAGGACCTTGACCCATCGGACCTGTTTTATTTAATCTAGGCATATATTTATAGTTTACTGATTAATTTTAGCAGATAGTCCGACCTTTATCCACTATCCCTATTATGAATATACACCCATAACTATTTTGTGTCAAATAAAAACTAAAAAACACCTCATTGTGGAAATGTTTTTTAAACCAACTTCTATAAGCACTTCTTAGGAAATTTCTAGTATAAACTGATCTTTAAAAACGCGCGTTGGATTGGCTCGCGTTTTTGACCCAGCTTCATTTTTAATCATCGTAGCTCCGCACCGGCCGTCATATCTTTTATATATTTTTTTCATCATACCCTTTCTGGCAAAAACATCGTTGATACCCAAAAAATTAACCAATAAACCAGCGATCAGAAGTGAGACTAAGAGGCTGAGCACGATTGTTGAAAAATTTTTTTTGTAGGAAAAATCATATTTCTTGAGTAGGACTACGCCTAAGAGTACTCCAAAAACAGCCAAGACAAGCGCCCACCAAGGGAAACTAGCTATAATTTGATCATACTTATAGCCGCGCATATAGCCATTGGTCCTCAAAGAAAAAATAGCAAAGTTGACTAAAAAAATAGTTACTACCAAAATACTAACCAAACCAGCGGCTGAGGCCAGCGAGCCAAAAACAAAATACCACCTTGGCTTCATTTTTATTTCTCCGGATTTAATCCTCTCCATTATTTTTTCTTTTAAATCTATTTCTTTGTTTGACATATTTTTTTCATAAAAATTTTAGCTCGATTGATCCTGGTCCCAACTGTTCCCAAGGGGAGCCTCAAAATATCGGCTATTTCATTGTAGGATTTTTCCTCAAAGAAATATAAGGATAATGGTTCACTATATAAAATAGGTATTTCTTCTAGACAACTTCTCACCTTTTTAATCATCTCCTGCCGATCAAAATCAAATTCCATATCATCTTCGCTCCCAATATCAAAGCCCTCCGGCATTTCAATCTGTTGCTTATTTTTTTTAATCTCATTGATCGCCTCATTGTGTATAATTCTATAAATCCAGGTCGAAAACTTCATCTCTGTTTTAAAACTCTTCAGGTTTATAAAAGCTTTAATGAAAGAATTCTGGACAATATCAGCGGCCTTGTCACGGTCTTTGGATAAAGAATTGGCATATCGAAACAATTTTTCCTGATATCTCAAAACTATTTCGGAAAATAATTCCTGATTTTCTTTGATAATATATTCAACCAATTGTTCATCTGATAACTGCGCAAGGTTGTGCATATATAAATATTATCCTCTCCAAAAATAAAAAGCAACAAACGCCGGCTTGAGATTCCAAGCCGGGTTTGTTTTATTAATAATTATCTTGAATAGCGCCCAGAACCCTGACCCTTGCCTTGGCCATAGCCAGACCCAGCTTTTTGTCCACCAGCCCTTAAGCCCAATTCTTGTCTTATTTTGTTGGCCTCCTCACGTTTTCCCTGCATAGCCAAATCGTGGGCTTCAGTAAATTTGGCAAAGTTTTCTTGGTTGACAACCTGGTTTACTCGCCCACCCTTGCCGGCCATCAATTCTTTCCAGGCGGAATAATCTCTGTTTTGAAAGGCACTGGTCATCAAGACGTGTCTTTCTTCTGAATAATTTGGCCCTTTTTGAGTATAATCTCCCTGATAGGCCAAAACCTGACTCGCGCCCAGAGCCCCGAACAAGACCGCGAATCCGAGGAACGAAGGCATTAATATTTTTTTATTAATTTTCATATATTTATATTATTTAGCTAATATATATTCTAATAATTAACGACCTTTCACTATTAATACAACTCAAAGGCGTCTTTTCTTTCATTTTTATATTTTATTCATAAATTAAAAATCCACCAGCATAAAGTTGATGAGTTTTTTAATTCTCCCAACCTCGGTCTAGTACTACCAGATTGGGGTCTTTTGGGGGTTCTTTGGGCGACTTGTACTGTGGTAAACAACGGGAACGGGTCGAGGTCTTTATATTAAAATTTTAACACAAATGGGACAAATGGGACAGTATAAAAAAGAGTGTCTAATTTAATATAATTCAAACAATAAAAAATCACTTCTTCTCGCTGGCTTTTAAAAACAGCGAGGCCGATATTATAAACAATGTGGCGAAAAATCCGCTAAGGACAAATACTCCGGGAACGCTGGGCGACCATGAGATAACGCTGGGGGGCCAAATAAAAAACGCAATCACAGGAACCAACATTTGAGCGAACGCTGTTATATACAACGCAATCGCCATTCCTTTCGGATTTAAGCGAGCGATAGAAACGCCGCTAACGCCAATTAACAAGACTCCGCCATACAACAGATTAGCTGGGTTGTCTTCATTTCCGATAATACCAACAGCCCCGTTTATCCAAATAAGAAGCAAAGCTGTCGCTATTGCCACGCCCACGCCTGCTTTATAGGAAATATATCGCTGGATCTTCTTGAAATCAATTCGTAAGCAATGCCCGAGCCAAATAAGAAAACACCGACCATAATAAAATCGCCTAAGCTCCAATCCCAGCCACCGCCTTGACCTCCGTTAATAGTCGCGTTTGGGTTTATCAAAGTTAATACCAAAGGTATCAAAAGTATAAGTCCCGTTCCGATCGCAAAATAAATTATTCTTTTGTTTTTCTTCTCCATATCTTTTTTCTAATTATCAATTTCCAAAAGCCGATTAAAGTTATTAAAAGTCCGATCCCTTGAGCGCCGGGGCTGTCGTCATATCCGCCGAATATGATTATAGAAACGCCTAATATTAACACGGGCAAAAATAAAAGCATTCTTCGCCATTTATGATCTTTTTCCTCTTGGTCTGATTGTATTTTTATTTCGTTCTTCATAAATTTATTCAGTAGTCATTCTAATCTCACCACATTTATCTTTATACTCGTTTATAATATCAAAAATATCATCTATTACAGGTTCTTGGGCTGTTATTTCTCTACCATCTTTAAAAACAGCTGTTACTTCTAAAGCATGGGTTTGCATAATAGATGCTATTTCACAATTTGCAATAGCCTGTTTTATCAAATTCCAATTAGAAATATTAGTAAAAGCGTATTCTTCGGCTTTTGCAATTAAATCTTCTACATCATGTTCTAATATTTTTTGCTGAACATCATCTGGAAATATTCTTTTAATATCTTTTGAATAATTAGACCCATCCCCTGGAGCTTCGTAAGAAAATTTATTCAAATCATAATATGATAATTCATTTGGATAATCTATTTTAGCCGGGCCAGACGAACCGCTTACTGTTTTTAATTCATTGTCTTCAATCACATATTCCCCACAATAAGCCCAAATGTATAATGGAAATAATTCTTGATCAGGTTTTAGGTTTTTAATCGTACAAAAACTATGACTGTCCTCCCTGTTTTTCCAGCTGAAATGTTTTTCAGTCAAAAGATAATTAGATATCGCTTTTTCAATTTTGTCATTGCTAAAATTATTTTCTATTAAATTTTTATCAATCTCATATCCGTAAGTCAGCCAAACTCTATCCTCTTCACCACCCAAACAACTTAAATGGATATCAGCTTGATGTTTGTCATTTTCCAGCCTAACTATAGTATTGCCCATCGCCCCTCCCTGTATATCAGACGCAAACTCCAAAGTTAGTTCATTATTCTCGCCGTCTAATGACCGCAAAATTCCATACTTAAGATCATACTCAACTACCTTGAGCGGATCATGTCGCCAAGTCACCAAGCCTTCTTGATAAAGTGAGTGATAAACATTTAACAATTCACGACGTTCAGCCGGAGTTGATATTTTTTTTACCAAATTATAGCTAGCCAGCTCTTCTATTTTAATTTGTGATATCTTATCGCCGAAATTATCAACCCTAATCGGAAAATAAATTAACAAAAATACTACAAGTATGGACAATATTACATTTTTAAATCCGATTCCCCCGGTTTTTTTATCATGCCGGTAATAGACCCATAAAAAAATTGATATTACCAAAAAGAAAAGCGTAAAATACAAAAGTGGGAAAAAGAAAAACCACGAATAATTATTTTCAAAATTTTCTAGAAAAATACTGCCAAAATTATTGTGAAATATGTTGCCAGACCGACCGCCACCCATCCACAAATCAGGGATGGAAATAAAAGTTGAAAATAAAAGCAACGTTCCCCCAACCAGCGCTACACTAAAAAATCGGGACAAATATTCACTGATAATTACTAAAACATTTTTCATAAATATATTTTTAAAATTTATAATTAATCATAATAATTCACGATGCCAGAATTTTTGCCTGACACAACTTCCATATTGCCTGTAACATATACATTTAATCTGCTCGTATTTATCGCGTTAATTGTCGCTTGCTCCGTTGTAAATTTATCCATTTCAATCCAGCAATCACCTGAATTTATTATTAAATTTTTAGCTGAACCAGTCAGATTGATTATACCACCTTCAGCTTCTAATTTTAACGTATTAGCAACTTCTATATTACCTTTTATATTATTAAATCTATGAGTAAGTTTTATTTCCAAATTATTAATTTCCAAATCTTCTAATATAATATTAGCGGCTTCATTCTCTATTTTTTCAATATCGGGCATTGTTATTTCTATTGTTAAACGCTTAGTGCCGGCTGCAAATGGTATTTTATCATTCTCCATCGTCCAAGTATTGGTATTATAATATGTCTCCAATTCCGATCTTTTGATATTTAAAGTATCGCCGACTTTGGCAAATTCTAATCCAATCTGGTCATACTCGCTGCCTATGACTTTAATATCAAAATATTCACCTTGCTTAATTATTATGTCGTCAAACTTAACGTAGCGTGAAATATAAATACTATCAAAATCTTTAATATCAATACTGACTTCTTGCATTTTTTCTTTGAACTCAGTCTTTTTATTTTGAAATTCAGTATTCAGGTGACAAGACTGCAAGATAAAAATTCCCAAACATAATATGAATAATAAAATTAATTTTAAAAATAATTTTAAATTAAAAATATTTTTCTTACTGGAAAACAGCATTAATCCCAATATTCCTACAAAAAACAATGGTATTGTAATAATGGCCAGCAAGGATAAAAGCGATAAATAATAGTTAAAAAATCCAACAACGTCTATTATCCTAAAATCAACCATTACGTGCTGAAGCCAAGAACATGAGGGATTAAAAAATAAAATCAAAAATATAATTACAGATGTCAATATTCCCAACGACCCCACGCCCAAAAATATTCCTCCAAATATTTTTCTCAAAGTTATGGTTATTTTTGAATTTGGATATTTCTTAAATTGCTCCGATATGCCTCTGATAACCAAACCAATCAACCCGCCAGCCAGACTTAAAACAACAAAAGGGAAAAACATATCTAAAAACATATAGAAGTCAAAAGGTGGTTTGTACAAATACAAATGACGTGAATATTCAACAAAATAAGCGACCAAGACAATAGCTATATTGTTAACCAAAGTGCCAATAAAAAGAATCGGCAAAAATTCATAACTTCTATTTTTATTTTGTAGCAATATAAACAAAATACCACTAACAAGTGGTATGAGTAGATATATAAGAATTACGGGGATGTAACCAAATACCATACCATCCAAACTGCGTGGCGATAACATAATAAGCAAGTTGATAATTACAGTGCCAATAAAAATAAAGGATATTTTTTTCATAATATATTTAAATTACCAATAAATCACATTTTCATTATCTGACCAAAAAACATTTTCATATCTGTTTTTAGATAGCCTGTTGTTTTGTTTAATAATTTCGCCTTTTTCTGGGTCAAAAATAAATAAAGTCCAATATTCGTTTACTGTATCATAATCAACTGATTTAATCTTTGCTTCAATCGCTATCCGACTACTATCAGGAGAAAAAACCACATGGTTAAAATCAAGCAATTTCATTTCTTTAAAATGAGTAATAAAATACCCATCATTTATAAAAGATAAATTAATCAGTCTTAAGCTTAAGTTCTGATTGTTGCAACTGTGATCTATTTCCATAACAGGTGGATTTTTATCACACTCACTTTCTAGAAAAACAACCTTTCTACCATCTTGCGATTTAGCAACTAATTTACCTTTAGTCGGTAATTCTACAGTTTTTCTGGTTTTAAAATTTAAATAATAATTAGTAAATGGACCATTATATAATTTACTATCTTGAGGCCATTGCCAAGCCGAACCAATTAAAGTGTCTTTTGTTAAAGGTGTAAGTATTGGATCTATATAATTAGTATAAAAACCCAAGGAATATTTAATCTCTCCATTTTTCGTGATTCTAGTCCGACCAACACCAAAATCAGCATCTTCTCCTATATGATTAAAAGAAAACATACCTTCATATTTATCAATATTGAAAATAGACGGCTCATTTAAACTTAAAATTTGTCCTGATAAATTGTTGATTTCATTATCAATATCATCAAGCTTATTTTGAGTATGACAATTGAAATACGGGGGTTGTGTCAAACAAGCATCACCGCGTTTAAACCAATAAATAAAAATAGCAACTATTGCTAATATTATTAGCGCTAAAACAATACAAATTTTTCTTTTCATGTTGTTTATTATACCTTATTTAAGAAAAAAAAACACCTGTTAAAACAGGTGTTTTTAAAATTCATTGGCCCAGAAGGGATTACTTTCGGCTTTGGATGGTTAATAATGATTAATAGTTTTGCCTATTGAACCTGTCTTAAGCTACTACCATCCCATTCAATCACTGGTTCATCACCATATTTCGCCTTTATTTCTACTGAATGATTTTGCCAAGTTCC
The Candidatus Kuenenbacteria bacterium genome window above contains:
- a CDS encoding YibE/F family protein, which encodes MKIKFLTFISLVLFLLPMSSFGQDFDVANEQMFKARVVEVLEQKTSTREDGSNSIQQKLKLQGLEGIWENKDLIFDGTELDMLSASEYQVGDRVLVNRSLGPVGEETFYVIGYSRTSSIYWLALLFALIVIIVGRLKGLRALVVLCLTFLIILKFIIPKILAGSDPLLISIAGSFFILILAVYITEGVKKTSTIAIFAILISLVITGLLSFWFSAIAKLTGFASEEAVFLMDLAGGNINIKGLLLAGIIIGALGVLDDVIISQVMLVKELKTSNPQLTNSQVYRQAMRVGISHLSSMVNTLFLAYAGASLPLLILFSVKQPPFLTFNQVLDNEMIATEIVRTITGSIGLVLAVPLATLLAAQFIKNKKINN
- a CDS encoding DUF134 domain-containing protein, which gives rise to MPRPRLCRRIRFSPRINYFKPQGVPLSQLELVELSAEELEAYRLRHINDLEQKEAAEKMNTSQSTYQRILYSAYKKIADALINGKAISIIKK
- a CDS encoding DUF5320 domain-containing protein, yielding MPRLNKTGPMGQGPLTGRGMGLCGGGMGRGWGFGGGYGYGRRFISPKNELAALEDEKNLLEEELAAVQEEITVLKGQKK
- a CDS encoding RNA polymerase sigma factor; the encoded protein is MHNLAQLSDEQLVEYIIKENQELFSEIVLRYQEKLFRYANSLSKDRDKAADIVQNSFIKAFINLKSFKTEMKFSTWIYRIIHNEAINEIKKNKQQIEMPEGFDIGSEDDMEFDFDRQEMIKKVRSCLEEIPILYSEPLSLYFFEEKSYNEIADILRLPLGTVGTRINRAKIFMKKICQTKK
- a CDS encoding thioredoxin family protein, whose translation is MKVLKFGAVWCAGCLVMKPRWKEIETENTWLKTEYYDFDADKDMVEKYNIDKTLPAFIFLDDNGDEFLRLNGEVKKEKLLEIINQNRNK
- a CDS encoding DHHC zinc finger domain-containing protein, with the protein product MKNVLVIISEYLSRFFSVALVGGTLLLFSTFISIPDLWMGGGRSGNIFHNNFGSIFLENFENNYSWFFFFPLLYFTLFFLVISIFLWVYYRHDKKTGGIGFKNVILSILVVFLLIYFPIRVDNFGDKISQIKIEELASYNLVKKISTPAERRELLNVYHSLYQEGLVTWRHDPLKVVEYDLKYGILRSLDGENNELTLEFASDIQGGAMGNTIVRLENDKHQADIHLSCLGGEEDRVWLTYGYEIDKNLIENNFSNDKIEKAISNYLLTEKHFSWKNREDSHSFCTIKNLKPDQELFPLYIWAYCGEYVIEDNELKTVSGSSGPAKIDYPNELSYYDLNKFSYEAPGDGSNYSKDIKRIFPDDVQQKILEHDVEDLIAKAEEYAFTNISNWNLIKQAIANCEIASIMQTHALEVTAVFKDGREITAQEPVIDDIFDIINEYKDKCGEIRMTTE